GAAAATGATGTTTTTTCTGATGGCTGCTTTGGAATTATTTCATTCACAGTGGAATCGCTGCTGCTTGCAAAATATTCTCTTTCTGAGGCTTCTTGAGAGAGCATTTGAGCTACCGCCCCTGCTGTTGCTTCTGAATCTGCTTGTGTCCCTCAATGATGTCTTTCACCACCTCATGATCATCCAAGGTTGTCAGATCTCCCAGCTcatctgctttgttttctacaaTCTTCTTCAAAACTCGCCTCATAATCTTCCCTGAGCGAGTCTTGGGCAGACGTTGAGTGACCTGAACCAGAAAACGAGGGTTAGAGCAAGGCTAGGAAGTGTAAATTGCTGACATTAACCTGagaaagtgaaatatactcatatatcacacacacacacacgtacacattGCGTCTGGAACTCTGCTGCAGCCATGCTCCTCCCACTATGAATTGTTCCTCAAGGAAATCCCTCAACCCTCATTGCCCTTAGGAAGGAATCCAGCGATTTGGCCAGCTCATAGAAGGCAGTACAGTCGTAACTTGGATCccaacgccctggaactcggacgttttggttcccaaacgctgcaaacccggaagtgattgttctggtttacatctgatggggcttccatggcttctgattggctgcaggagcttcctgcagccaatcagaagccacagttcggttttcgaacattttggaagtcgaacggacttccagaacggattctgtttgacttctaaggtacagtggtccctcaacttacgaattactcgacatctgaagtttttgacttatgaacgggacaaatggccgcatgcttacgaatttttctacatctgaacggaaaccgttggcggttttaaatgcggtttcctcgacttacaaatttttctgaatatttttttttcctatgggaatccgcttttcgacctacgaatgtgcattcggaacggattaagttcgtaagtcgagggaccactgtacgaCTATTTGGAACTGAGGCAAATTAGGCTTTTAGAAGCTATCATGCTATGTGTCAGAGTGAGCCCAGGCTAGTGCAGTGCCAGGCTTAAGACTGGAAAGATCCAGAGTCAAATCTCCACTCACCCATGAACCATCCTTGGCCAGCCACTATCTCCAAGCATAAACATAGCACAAGGTGGTTGTGAGAATtaaaggggatggggagagagaattCAATAAATATCCATGTCACCCTAAGGTCCTAAGAGGAAGGGTGTGATATAAATTCAAGTATATGTAGTAAAACGTGCTCAAGGCAGTCTACACACATGTATTTGTTCTcataaaatgaacaaatgaagGGAACAGATGCACCCTAAAGGCACTCTTGGAACCCACAAGATCCTTAATATGGTTATTGCTGCTGTGCTACAATGTTCTAAGGAAACCAACAGTGAGAATAGAAGGATCTGAATACTTTAGCCCATTAAAAAAATTTAGAAATATTACTGCAGTGGTTATACAGCTAGTTTGTATGCTTTTTACCTTAGATCCTGCCCCAACCTGGATTCAACTAACTCGTCCCGCTAGTGGAAGCCTGCACAACGGCTTCTGTTAGTGCAACAGggctcaccccctcctccccactgcacATGCACACCCAAATTGGCTCGGGTGGTCGGGGCAGCCCCAATAACTGCACAGGGGGCTGAGAAGTGGGGGGTTGTTCCTCCTGGGAAGCTGAAATGTGTGCGCTGATTGAATAATCACCTTAAATCCCTCCCTGAACATGCAGCACTATGTAGCACAAAGTGATGGAAATGTGCAGAAGAGGAAAATAGCTCAGATTGTTACCTGAATATATTCCGGTGCTGCATACTTTGCAATTTCTTTTGAGATGAGCCCTCGAAGCTCAGAGGCCAGGCTCTCTTGAGAGAGATTAGAGACCTCCTTCAGCACAATGAATGCATAGGCACCTGTGGAAAGAGGAAGCCAGGAGCAGGATGCACCATCAGCAAGCGTAGAGGTGCCTGCCAAAGCAGACTGCCGCTTCTACTCCTGTCATAACCCTCTGCCATCTCTTGGTGTCAGTAAAATGGAAACGAAGAGCCCCTTCGGGTGTTACTTTTTGCGGCATGGCACCTGCCAAGCAGCTGCTGCTCATGTAGTGAAGGTAATGTCATAAACTCTACACTCCAATTTCCGGGGGGAGAAGTTTCAATGTGGATTCACGTGGCCGGGAGCTTCAGCAATTACTTACATGCCAAAGTAAGAAGCATGCTGCAAGGAGGCTTCAATATGCAATCCCATGCACCCTTTTATTTGGTTTTGTGACACTTTTAATTGCTGACCCAGTCTCTTTTGTTGATTTGTCTCATGtgatttaaaatacacacacacacacatttatatatatatatatatatatatatatatatatatatatatatatatatatgcactgtGAGTGATGCATTTGCATTTTGTCTTGTGAACCAcgctgagatcttcagatgaagggcagtttatAAAGTTAATACAGGGGAATTCCCACTTATGCAAGGTTTCTGTTCCAGGCCACTTGTGTGCATCACCAGGACGCATGCAAGCAGAGATTGCTGCCTCATTCCTACTCTGCCCCATTCCACCCCCTTTCAGTGCCGTTTTGAGCATGTATGTTAGCAGGAGCACGTGTGCTGATCGTGCACAAGAGGGCAGATgcttgtaataataaaaataaataaataaatacatagatgaataataaaaagaagagtggggtataattatcttccttatttatttttatttattattttgtgctgtaaaaaaaaagtttaggctTGTGCTACAAGATCAATTTGACGGTCTTATGTGCTCCGTATAATAAAATAGACCTCTGTGGATATGCAGGTGAAAGTCTGGGAACTTTGGGCTACATTCTTTTCCTCTGTTCTCGCCATCCTTCCCTAGCCCACAGCATGTCTTTTCAACAGCTGGCCTCTGTCACTTCTCCCTGTCAAGGCTTGAATAAACtggatcagtggttcccaaactccccccccccatggaccacttgaaaattacgTAGGGCTTTGGcagatcactccccccccctttttccccctgCCTGTTGCAGCCATTGTAACGTGCGGTGCTAGAAGCTGTgtgatttttaattgcttttatttattatatgttgTCTTGTTTTGCAACTTGAATTCCAAATAGAATTCAAGCTGCAGTACAgtaaaatacagtataagaaataaaaaaggccATATAAATTGCAACAAGAGCCGTATGAATTTTTAATACAATGGTGTGTAGTCGCCCATCTTCCACCACAAATCCACAGCCATGCCACGGAATGCTTGAATGTTCACAGACCACTGGTGGCCCCCTGTGCCCACAGGCTTGGAACCCCAGGAATAGATATAAGCAGGCACTCACTCCAGCTACCATTAGAAGTTCCCGTGTGGATGCTGTGAGTGAGATCCTTCTCGTTGCTCCTGTTTACCCTTCCCATTAATGCAGTAAACGTGCAAAGAAAAATCCCACTGGAGATCCACTCAAGGGGGTGCAAGCATTAGCAGCTAGACTTGAATTACTCACCTTCTCCTTTGATCTTGTGAGGAAATCCAATCACAGCTGATTCTGCCACTGCCCCGTGCTTATTCTGAAACACAGGCAGGTCTGAAGGTAAGATTCACTTAAAGGCTCCTGACAGGGTAAAAGGCTGTGATAAGCCCAGTTCCCACTTTACTATTTATCACTGTTAATACAGATAAGATACACCAGTTGTAAAAAGGGACCAAGTACCACCTCTGAATGTTTACGCTATAGGACAAAAATATAGGGTAAGTCAGAAAGAATATTAAGCTGAAGATGCTCTCAAGTAAAGAATGCTACCAGGGAATGATGTACTGGGTGAGATGACATCTTCAGAAAATAAATGTGGTCCGAGAGAAGCAATCATGGGTATACTTTGGTAACTAACAATGCTGTGGCATCTCTTCTGAAGTCTTGTAGTTCAGGACCTTTTCTTCTAATCCCATTTTAGCAGAACACTAAAGTCTCCCTGAGGTGACTTCAGTAAATTATTAGTTGAGCCATTTGAGATTCCAGCACCTGCTGAATTCTGTGAGTAGAAATCACAAATTCTGCAACTGGGATTCGCTGTTTAgtttaccaaataaataaaaatggagacaTTCATTTACATCCTTCTGGTTACCAAATTTGTTTTGCCTTCTCAATTATTgtcatcccctccctgccttgCTCAGAATCAGTGCTGGAGGAGTACTGGCGAAGTAAAAGGATTGGCAAGTCATCATACGACTTGCATGTGTCAGTCCTGCAGCAGCTAGTGGCAGGTGCCGGCTCATAGCACATGCCCATTTCCTTAGGCTGCTGCTAAGACATGGCAGAGACAACTGTGACAACTGCGAGACCTTGAAAACTCTATAGACGTGACACAATTTCTTACCACAACGTCTTCTATCTCAGCCGTGCCCAGCCTGTGACCACTGATGTTGATGACATCATCCAGGCGGCCTGTCAACTGGTAGTATCCCTTGCTTGTCCGATACGCTCCATCCCCAGTGAAAAAATATCCTAGGAGGATTAAAACAAGACAACATTTTCACTTCTAACGTGCTGAAGGCAATAGATTTTAAAGTAGCTTGGGGGATCCTGGGGTTCTTCCATGGGGAGAGAAGCTTCACGGAAAGACAGCTTGTTCTTCATGACAGAGCTTCTATTGCAATGTGCAGCTAGAGGTACATGTTCAGTGTGTTCTCTAATCGCTTTCACAAGGGGACAGCGAGAGGCCCTCTACCCCTGCCAGGATCCAGATCAGGCCCCAAGTACCTGCTATTCACTTCTAAAAACTTGTTCAGGCAATTGCTGTTTGGGTGAATGGTGCCGTGTCCTTAGTTTGACTAAGAAGTTGTACCCcagctgtcaggggattgttgcggctactctcaagtAAGGACGCTCCaggctgctctgtctttaagagctttattgtgcatattatttacagtgcagagacatcagaaaacatgactgcctagtctgattcagaacccggcaatggcgcttgtctgctcttgcaccagcataatagtctgggaaccccaaaacgccgcccccttgccctacgtttGGGTGCATGACCTTacgtgggcgccggaaggggctgcgtgccttctcccgtcctttggctggagcattgcagaggctccaacacctcgctgcgctgtccttcctcctctggccagctgggttggtgccgaggctctgacatgtcttggagccccctctccattcctcattccctcctcctgacccgctgctcgcgctgtcgctgggcgaagtgctggtcaggatgactgggggagggtccctgtagggagtccccctgagaCCAGCTTTCTCTGGTTCCACAAACCTCTTGAATACATATGCTCTAAATCTAATGAATCCCTTCTTTTAACCCGTGGCAATAACCCttcactgctctgctttcctctttccctctctacaATTCTGTACCTGGGTAAGGCGTCAGGTAGGTCTCCACGAACCTCTGGTGGTCATTGAAAATGGTCCTGGCAATGCCTGGCCATGCCTGAGAAATGCAAAGAGCTCCAGAGACATCATTCTGTGTTAAGactttccccttaaaaacaagAAATATGGGGTTctcttaaaaaaatgaattaattaattacaatGTGATGTATTCTGCACATCTAGCTCATGCTGTGCAACCAAGGAAGTAGCTTGTAATTCAGCATTCCaggggttttgttttaaaagcaaacctctatgtctgtggacaaaacatCTAGAGACACCTCCACAAAAATATACTTCTTATAACAAGATTTGGGTTTTCTCGTTGCAGAGTGTGAATCTTCTTTGGCACTGGAGCCTAGTTATCAATTTCGCTTATTCCATGGTAATTctctaatattttaaaattattgggcCTTTGCTAGTTCATTGATTCAAATTAGCCACATGTGTTTCCTCTTCAGTTCAACCCTAGCTTCTATTCAGTGGCCATGATTGTAACAAATAATACAGAAACTGCCTTGGCATAAATGATCAGAGAGTAGCCCATCCTAAATCCCCAAAAGGATGCAAGAAATCGGGAGGAGAGATTGTGCAGAGCATCTCTCAAAGGAGGAAAATCTGTAGGTAAGAAAAGCTTGACGGTAGATTCCTGATCTCAAATTCTGCGTGATCCTTCCAAAAATCTTGACCTACAAGCCACATTAGACTGAGATTCTtgctaatgtgtgtgtgttagtttttAATATCGACTGCTGTTTACATGATTGAGAATTTATATAAAagtggatgatagatagatagatagatagatagatagatagatagatagatagatagatagatagatagatagatagacagacaggatTAAAATTTACTTTGTCATCCAAAAGGGAAGGTTTGATGCCAAAGAATGGTCTCATGGCCATGGCTGGAAGGATCTCATCACCTGGATTTGAAGGTCGAGGAGTAATACAGATGCCTCCTgtttctaaacaaaacaaaacaaaacttcaacACCCTTGAAATCTGGTCAGCAAGAGAATGCTAACAAGAAAACATTTCTACTTTGTATGATCTCCAGTTCTTTGTATGTAAAAGGCAAATATGCTTTTCCTGTGTTAAGAATGTCAAGAAAGGCCTGAGCCACTGGTCTTCATAAGGAGCATGGAGAGAAGACaagtttctttcattcattttatttatttatttattcattcattcattcattcattcattatgaatgaatgaatgaatgattttcaggtttatacatttcaataattttacagtcattttaacattttgaaacttgacttccttccccctctttctgcagttccttaaatttatttttaatattttctgcatatccaaattaacttaatttgttcatttattcatctactttaaatatatactcctatGAAACTGCAGGCTATTACTGTACAACAATCCTGCCACTGTTcatatctgtttacaatttgtaaatattcaataaaccatttccatccttttaaaacatgtttgctatcttgattttgtatttttccagtaagttttgctatttctgcatattccataagtttttgtatccattcttcttttactGGGAcaagtttattgattgattgaatgcaTCCTTTTGTGCAAATAACTGAAACTGCATGGGTTCTCTTCAGATCCTACTTAACAAGTTGTGTAAAATGATAGTCTTCCTACCTGTCTGCCACCAGGTATCAACCACAGGGCACCGTCCATCTCCAACCACTTTGAAGTACCACTCCCATGCTTCTGTGTTGATAGGTTCTCCCACtgcaagaggaagaaaagaaacaaacagcttgTAAGAAAGAAGCGCCTGCAAGCTTTAGACCTCACAACACCCTGTCCAATGGAATAAATTAAATCTCTTGTCAGCCAGCCCTTTTTGCATTCCCTTATATATTCTCTGTGAAGCAGCagtagtatataaatatatttggatCTGTCTGATCATTTCCACATTCCACCCAGCGGAGCTGTTGTGTAATTTTAGGCTCTGGCCTTGAAGAGTCTTGGGTGAGGAGCTCTTTTGATGGCCATGTGGATTACTGCAGGTACTTCAAAGTGTGATAAGCCAGCTCCGACGTGTTTGGGGGCCCTCCTACTCAAGTCTGCCTtggacttctgccccaaagtcctgacCTGATGACACCACAGATTCCATCAATCCACCTCCTGCGAAATATTGGACCAAATTTGTAAACTCGGTTATTCTTTTATGTGGCTTTGCCATGAATAGGAGTGCAAAGATCCAGTGCAATAGCTACCTGATCCAAGGGTTTTGAGCGAAGATCTGTCATATTTCTTTACCCAATCATCCCCGTATCTAAGCAGTAGGCGAATAGCTGTAGGGGCTCCATAGAACTGATTTATCTTTAACCTCTCCACAGTTTCCCAATAACGTcctgaaataaaaatatgaaaccaGTTACCTCAGGAAGTCATCGTTATCCCCTGTGTTTGAATTAGCTATGCTTTGTTGTATTTTTCAAGCACATGAAGCCAAACTTGACATGAACGAGCATCATTCTAAATGGGCCAATTGGCCTCCCTTTAACTTGACAACCTCTTCTTTATTTAATCCATGATCCTTGGGCTGCATGCAGCCCCCACTATCTAGTTCTCCCTATCTAAGTCCCTCACTGTGATACCAAATGGCTTTTTTGGTCCTCCATGCCCCtccattaattaaaataaataaattgttcagtttttgttttactgACAGCTCCAACTGTTCACTGTGACCCACCTAAAAATAATTCCTAAAAAAAATACCACAGAagcttttattcatttaatttaaaaattgacCACTCCCATGGTTTGGGGACACATGGGCAAGTGAGCAGACAGGctgttgggaaattccattccacctttagtgcagacatggaactgttgcgtgtcacatgtctgtttacataccagcacagattgctgggaacttccgttgtgtatagcttttgctttcgtgactctctctgaggagacgaaggagagacatgttttctttgtcctgattaatgcttaataaatctgcttgttaTTGTGCTTTCACAAGCTTCCTCACGCCGCTTCTGTTCGCACAGCGCACTCTGCTAATATAGTGTATTCAGATTTTTGAAGTCTGGGTCGCTGGTTTACATCGCACCAGAGATCGGGGGAATCGTCCAGCATGTTggctggaagggcatgatccagctgggggctagccagctggcctcttGACCCCCTTTGGATGCTGACACAGGCTACTCAGGTGAGGCAGAGGCAAGGAGGAATCTGGTGAAGAAGAGGGAACAGGAGGACAGAGATGCAGGTGGATTGCCCAGGCAAGTGGCCCAGGTGAGCCACAGAGGGCTTTTTTGGAGTGTTGTTGTAAAGGGAGCAGATTGTCCAAATGTAAAGGGTGGGGGAAGTGTTGGCAACGGGGTGAGGCTTGGCAGGGCAAGGAGGGCAAGCAAGGTTGGTGAGGGAAGGAAGCTAGGATGCAACCTTTGGTAGTATATGTATGCAGAGTGACTCATGACTCCTTTTTCTCACGAATGAAACGGAGCAAAAAAATTCACAACACCTTGATTAATGTATTTATTGCCAAGGGTAGAGCTAAGAAGTGGGGTTTTACAAAGGCAACTTCACTTTAAGGCAACAGCTGGCCATCCCTTCCATACATTAACAGCCTTGTCCATAGGCATTAATTGTGCCtactgtttagtttagttttttacCTGGATTAGGGTACACTGGAGTGCTCTCAAAAAGGACTGTAGTTCCTCCGTTGCACAAAGGGCCATATACCACATAGCTGTGCCCTGTGATCCAGCCAATGTCTGCCATGCAGCCAAAGACATCTCCATCATGGTAGTCAAACACATACTGCAGGAAAGCAAGCGATGTAAGAAATGAGAACAACTTCCTCTCCACCCAGCAAGTTTACATAACATCTATTGGGTAGAAGTTATCTATAGttgggtgaaatatactcggagtcaagagtgaatttcatgctctttattcagctcatagtcatcaaggaggagaagagaagacgaatggctcttttccccaaaccatctgcttatatacattatttacacaatgggccttgcgtgattggctacttcagggctacacctgtgggccaattatattatggattgacttctgcctgcagcctgattggctgctcctacaggccaatcaggtagcagattcacttctgccagccgcctgattggctgctccagcagaccaatcaggttgcggattcacttccacctggagttggattgggtagctcccgctgattctgaatcctattgttctaggattcagctcagtacataacacccctcccctctaagttccagtcctgcccgggaagttgcattcgtagtccccaaggtctgctggccgcctccgtgtgcgttgtggcctggggtgttccttggtcaggggttctggttctggctcgtgttccgaggctgctggctgtgccagggctgtctggtctggcgccactgaaccactaggttgtagctctggttccggtgtccttccagcctcggggcgcccctctgtgcctactgcttctgcttcccctgcccacccctctcgctctacaggcctcactgccctgctgtccccttgggacccctctgtcccgctctcctcccgggttcctcctgggaatcgtcgtcgtagctggtcgcagtggcggcgccaacattgccccccttccgttagtacctcgtacgacacgggaccggtcaccttggtgactgtggcgggtacccatgctgggcctgccccaaaattctttgcatacactgggtcctgggccacaaatgtccgggggttcctgcctttccccaccactacctcatcctgagctctgtcggggtgaagtcggtccagtctagttgcaaggcgccggcccattagtaattcagctgggctccggcccgtcgttgtgcttggggtgctgtgctgtgctagaagaaatgcggcaaggcggtattcccagtccccttgtgtcatgcggcggaggctgtccttggtggtccgcaccatgcgctccgcttggccattggtggcagggtggaatggtgctgagcggatgtggcggatggcgttctgcgctgtgaaggtctggaactcctctgacgtgaatgcggttccattgtccgagacgagggtgtcagggagcccgtgggtcgcaaacagcttacgtagtacccggatggctgccgccgtagaagtggatggtaccagtgcgacctccagccatttggtgtaggaatccaccactatgaagaatgtttttccctggaaggggccagcgaagtccacgtgcaagcgtgaccatggatgtcgggcggactcccagggctggactggggcccttgggggatccgggcgggattcttggcaggtctggcagtgttggacccaggcctctatctctctgtcaatccccggccaccacacataactcctggcaagggccttcatcctcactacccctgggtgtgtctcgtgtagggctgtgaggacccttttgcggaggggctggggaacaacaaccctgcttccccataacaggcaccccttgtgggccgacagttcatgtttgcggtttgtgtagccagcgaattctggcccggggctgctgctgggccatcctcgccacacccagtccaggacccgggagatgaccctatcttttgtggaatggtgcgcaacttcttgtgcctgaatgggtcggtcgggaagcagctccagggtcataacctcttgcgcaggcgctgggtcggggcctgtttctggtagtggtagcctgctgagggcgtctgcgtggcccatcgccttcccagggcggtggattagtgcatactggtagccggcaaggaaaattgaccacctgaggacacgtggagacaacacttggggggtctgcttctcaggggcaaacaggccaagcaacggcttgtggtcagtcactatggtaaagggccgcccgtacaagaaatcatggaatttttttacgcccttcacgattgccagaccctccttgtcaatctgtgagtagtttcgttcggctgcagcaagcgtctgggagaagtatgccaccggcacctctcttccatccgggagttggtgtcccaggacagcgccgatgccatagggagaggcgtcgcatgccagcaccactggcagcctctcgtcgaagtgtgctaagaccgagttcgagacgagcaagtccttgactgcctggaatgcggccctttgtcgctggccccacgcccaaggggcccttttatctaggagtctgtgtaggggctccgctaccgctgccttatggggaaggaaggcatggtaaaagttcaatagtcccaagaatgactgaagttcgggcttgctcttgggcgctggggcctcacagatggcccgtaccttgtcaccggttggatggaccccttctgcgtccaccttaaatcccagaaagtccacctgcggcactcccagtaaacacttttcccgcttcaccttgaggcccgccgtctggaaacggtgcaggacggagcggaggcggtcctcaaattcctctggtgtgggcccggcgatcagtacatcatcgaagaagggggtgacgccaggaatccctttaaggagagagtccattagattctggaatatgcctggtgccacgctaacgccaaattgcagccgcttaactctgaatgcccctctgtgcgtcacaatcgtctgagcctctgctgtggcttcgtccacaggcaactgttgatacgcttgggccaagtccagtttgccaaagatttttgacccagccagggtggcgaggacatggctgaccactggcactgggtatgcatgggccgtgagagccttgtttatggtgcatttgtagtctgcacagatgcggaccgaaccgttaggcttgacgggtgtgacaattggagtttcccagggggcgttgggcaccggctccagcactccttgctccacgagccggtccaattcctcgtctatgcggggtttcagggcgaacgggacccggcgggccttgtgcctgatgggtcgtacagcggggtccagctgtagggcaatggggggtcctgtatatcgtcccaatgccccatcgaaaacccctggaaactctttgcatatggcgtccacgtccacttgtaagc
The nucleotide sequence above comes from Zootoca vivipara chromosome 1, rZooViv1.1, whole genome shotgun sequence. Encoded proteins:
- the LOC118081979 gene encoding acetyl-coenzyme A synthetase 2-like, mitochondrial — its product is MAWLFARNCFAEIAPGGKLSSYKFRAWSKGALTAYMPEATSFPGPRDHHGLYQVSVEQTDAFWGALGRSRLLWINPFHSVSNCNLQQGHLSWFLGGQLNVAVNCLDRHVHKAPNKVALIWEKDEPGQEERITYRELLEMTCRLGNTLKRHGVKKGDRVTIYMPPCPMAVASMLACARIGAIHTVVFAGFSSVALADRIHDAQSETVITVNQGLRGGKLVELKQTVDQAVELCPNVKRVFVSRRTDKKVPMSGLDLLLEEEMMKEDVTCEPAALESEDLLFLLYTSGSTGKPKGLVHTQAGYLLYAAVTHKYVFDYHDGDVFGCMADIGWITGHSYVVYGPLCNGGTTVLFESTPVYPNPGRYWETVERLKINQFYGAPTAIRLLLRYGDDWVKKYDRSSLKTLGSVGEPINTEAWEWYFKVVGDGRCPVVDTWWQTETGGICITPRPSNPGDEILPAMAMRPFFGIKPSLLDDKGKVLTQNDVSGALCISQAWPGIARTIFNDHQRFVETYLTPYPGYFFTGDGAYRTSKGYYQLTGRLDDVINISGHRLGTAEIEDVVNKHGAVAESAVIGFPHKIKGEGAYAFIVLKEVSNLSQESLASELRGLISKEIAKYAAPEYIQVTQRLPKTRSGKIMRRVLKKIVENKADELGDLTTLDDHEVVKDIIEGHKQIQKQQQGR